One genomic window of Punica granatum isolate Tunisia-2019 chromosome 1, ASM765513v2, whole genome shotgun sequence includes the following:
- the LOC116193137 gene encoding receptor like protein 22-like gives MSSCLWVLIFAVYCTSVHAVLASPQCLDYQEQSLLLSLKNGLHFNASLSTKLAEWTQGSSSWPGKIQLLNNRFSGHVQLNESLNFSSYALDTLDLSNNKLDGPIPLALFRYSELKYLSLSFNNFNGSLDIDVVQKVSRLSYLDLSYNKLSLNAGGAASANSSFPQFSTVSLASCHLKALPGFLSNQPQLVYLDLSDNEIHGSIPKWIWTLKNLLYLNLSSNFFEDVETAEPNLTSTLSLLDLHSNSLRGKMPPLPPLAVYVDYSGNNFSSIIPADIGKNLSVTIFFSLSKNSFQGNIPESICQAWYLQVLDLSDNSFTGKIPSCMVDAPSLKVLNLRNNKLNGSIPEGFPRTCGLKTLDLSRNSFQGQIPLSLSNCRMLEVLDVGNNQIEGGFPCYLKNTTELRVLVMRGNKLSGQIGCPDINSTWDLLQIVDLASNNFSALPPERYLLTWKAMQDNDGHDHLQLTFLGISGLYYQDTVTVTVKSLTVELVKILKVFTSIDISENRTSGQIPNALGTFKSLRLLNMSGNELFGPIPPSLGNLQVLESLDLSRNNLTGNIPPAITNLNFLALLNLSYNRLTGLIRSGSQFATFGSSSYVGNTGLCGSPLNTNCSVAKEPEEAEPGGGFSSFVSYWHFMIVGYGFGVGVSVTALIHWNKGEEWIDALVAKILAVVLPKLGF, from the exons ATGTCATCATGCTTGTGGGTTCTCATATTCGCCGTATACTGCACTTCCGTGCATGCTGTTTTGGCTTCCCCACAATGCCTCGACTATCAGGAGCAGTCCCTGTTGCTGAGCTTGAAGAACGGCCTCCACTTCAATGCCTCGCTGTCCACAAAGCTCGCGGAATGGACCCAGGGCTCAAGCTCTTGGCCTGGG AAGATCCAGCTCTTGAACAACCGATTCTCCGGACATGTTCAACTTAATGAGTCCTTGAATTTCTCTTCCTATGCATTGGACACCCTCGATTTGAGCAACAACAAGTTGGACGGGCCAATTCCTCTTGCTTTGTTTCGATACTCGGAGCTCAAGTACCTCTCACTGTCTTTCAACAATTTCAACGGATCCTTGGATATCGATGTGGTTCAGAAGGTCAGCAGACTCTCCTATCTTGATCTTTCCTACAACAAATTGTCCTTAAATGCCGGTGGAGCTGCTTCAGCAAACAGCTCTTTTCCTCAATTTTCAACAGTAAGTTTGGCATCCTGTCATTTGAAGGCATTACCCGGTTTTTTGTCGAACCAACCCCAGTTGGTGTATCTAGACCTCTCTGACAATGAAATCCATGGTTCGATCCCCAAGTGGATATGGACTCTAAAAAATCTTCTATATCTCAATCTCTCATCGAATTTCTTCGAGGATGTGGAAACTGCTGAGCCCAATCTCACTTCTACTCTGAGTTTGCTTGACCTTCACTCAAACAGTCTAAGGGGGAAAATGCCACCTTTGCCTCCTCTTGCTGTCTACGTGGATTACTCGGGCAATAATTTCAGCTCAATTATTCCAGCTGACATCGGCAAGAACTTGTCCGTCACGATCTTCTTCTCTCTGTCAAAGAACAGTTTCCAGGGGAATATTCCTGAATCAATTTGCCAGGCATGGTACCTTCAAGTTCTCGACCTATCTGATAATTCCTTTACAGGAAAAATCCCCTCGTGCATGGTCGATGCACCCTCCTTGAAGGTGTTGAATCTCCGGAATAACAAGCTAAATGGTAGTATTCCTGAGGGTTTTCCCAGAACTTGTGGTTTGAAGACCTTGGATCTCAGCAGGAATAGCTTTCAAGGGCAGATCCCCCTGTCTCTGTCAAATTGCAGGATGTTAGAGGTTTTGGACGTTGGAAATAATCAGATAGAAGGGGGCTTTCCCTGTTATTTGAAGAATACAACAGAACTGCGTGTCCTTGTTATGCGAGGAAACAAACTTTCTGGCCAAATAGGTTGCCCTGACATCAACAGTACGTGGGATTTGCTTCAAATTGTTGACTTAGCCTCCAATAACTTCAGCGCATTGCCACCAGAACGATATCTTTTAACTTGGAAAGCTATGCAGGATAATGATGGTCATGATCATCTCCAGTTAACATTTCTTGGTATTAGTGGTCTGTATTATCAGGACACCGTGACCGTTACAGTGAAAAGCCTGACTGTGGAGCTTGTGAAGATCCTCAAAGTTTTCACCTCCATCGATATATCCGAAAACAGGACTTCTGGCCAGATCCCAAATGCTTTGGGCACTTTTAAATCTCTCCGTCTACTCAACATGTCAGGAAATGAACTCTTTGGGCCAATACCACCATCTCTGGGTAACCTGCAAGTCCTCGAGTCCTTAGACCTCTCAAGGAACAATCTCACCGGTAACATTCCCCCGGCAATCACTAACCTGAACTTCCTTGCGCTCTTAAACTTGTCATACAATCGGCTGACGGGATTAATTCGATCGGGAAGTCAGTTTGCTACATTTGGATCAAGTTCCTATGTGGGCAATACCGGCCTATGTGGATCTCCCCTCAACACAAATTGCTCAGTTGCCAAAGAACCAGAGGAAGCAGAACCCGGCGGTGGGTTCTCAAGTTTTGTATCTTACTGGCACTTCATGATCGTGGGATACGGGTTTGGAGTTGGAGTAAGCGTAACAGCTCTCATACACTGGAACAAAGGTGAGGAATGGATCGATGCTCTCGTTGCTAAAATACTTGCAGTGGTTCTCCCAAAGTTGGGATTCTGA
- the LOC116193141 gene encoding receptor-like protein 7, producing the protein MRIPIFLWLVLIAIFSSCFCKNRTLASGQCLSLSDQSLLLSLKNGLHFNASLSTKLVEWTQGSSSWPGVTCVGGQVTGLDLSNESISDGINSSSSLFSFRYLKSLNLAFNRFNSMEIPPQVATLSSLEHLNLSNAGFTGQIPVEIANLTGLTTLDLSMLYFPGISSLKLQNPNLRMLVRSLAELKELYLDGVNISAPGSEWCGALSSSLPKLEVLSMSNCYLNGPIDASFMNLKSLSVIRLGSNNLSTEVPDFFANFSSLTALRLSTSGLFGMFPQKIFQVLTLQNLDVSYNSLLHGSLPEFSADSPLRAVDLSFTNFSGILPYSIGNLRNLSRLVLANCSFSGQIPITMTKLSQLVYLDFSTNNFSGPVPSFTNSGNMTQIILSHNSLTGEIISTRWEYLQNLENLDLRYNSLEGSIPSSLFALPRIQKIQLLNNRFSGHVQLNESLKFSSYALDTLDLSNNKLDGPIPPALFRYPELKYLSLAFNNFNGSLDIDVVQKVSRLSYLDLSCNNLSINAGGAASTNSSFPPFSTISLASCHLKALPGFLSNQPKLMYLDLSDNEIHGSIPMWMWTLKNLRYLNLSLNFFEDVETAEPNITSTLSLLDLHSNSLGGKMPPLPPLAVYVDYSGNNFSSIIPADIGKNLSVTIFFSLSKNSFQGNIPESICQAGYLQVLDLSDNSFTGKIPSCMVDVPSLKVLNLRNNKLNGCIPEGFPRTCGLKTLDLSRNSLQGQIPQSLSNCMMLEVLDIGNNQIEGGFPCHLKNTTKMRVLVMRGNKLSGQLGCPDINNSPWDLLQIVDLASNDFSTLPPERCLRTWKAMQDNDGHDHLQLSFLGISGLYYQDTVTVTVKGLTLELVKILKVFTSIDISENRISGQIPNALGTFKSLRLLNMSGNELFGPIPPSLGNLQVLESLDLSRNNLTDNIPPALTNLNFLALLNLSYNRLMGLIPSGSQFATFGSSSYVGNMLCGKPLTKNCTNADRALVPKSPGVHLDWQFIVTGLGFGSGAAVAVAPFMMWRKGRRWYNNRIDRFLLVFLPILGFTYTIWDDEESEDGHGDDVNDDTAFQFDLEKEETWGSANSADPHNQSLQISASGPSQRVEEQYASSSLFTGGHDRATRAHLKKKVVEPTSGPKGSSVCQMLGSDARAMRDENGQDIIPCGCDFKICKECYRDAMRTSDGICPGFRESYEEDEDDGGKGEGEIELGSRKALPSSVSNMSKMERRLSLVKSNGNYFDHNQWLFETKESYGYGNVMWPTEDGKEVREAPRDKQ; encoded by the exons ATGAGAATCCCAATCTTCTTGTGGCTCGTCCTCATCGCAATCTTCTCGAGTTGCTTCTGCAAGAATCGAACCTTGGCTTCCGGGCAGTGCCTCAGCCTCAGTGATCAGTCCCTGTTGCTGAGCTTGAAGAACGGCCTCCACTTCAATGCCTCGCTGTCGACAAAGCTGGTGGAATGGACTCAGGGCTCAAGCTCTTGGCCTGGGGTCACCTGTGTGGGCGGCCAAGTCACGGGGCTTGACCTTAGCAACGAATCTATCTCCGATGGAATCAACAGCTCTTCGAGTCTCTTCAGCTTCCGGTATCTCAAGAGCCTCAACTTGGCCTTCAACAGGTTCAACTCCATGGAAATCCCACCTCAGGTTGCTACCTTGAGCAGCTTGGAGCATCTCAATCTGTCCAACGCAGGTTTCACAGGGCAGATTCCGGTTGAGATAGCGAACTTGACAGGGCTGACCACGCTCGATCTGTCCATGCTTTATTTCCCCGGAATCAGCTCGTTGAAGCTCCAGAACCCGAATCTAAGGATGCTCGTGAGGAGCCTTGCCGAGCTGAAAGAACTGTATCTCGATGGGGTCAATATATCGGCTCCAGGAAGTGAATGGTGTGGAGCGTTGTCCTCCTCGTTGCCTAAACTAGAGGTGCTGAGCATGTCTAACTGTTATCTAAATGGACCCATCGATGCTTCGTTCATGAATCTCAAGTCTCTGTCAGTAATTCGACTCGGTAGCAACAATCTCTCGACTGAGGTTCCTGATTTCTTTGCAAACTTCTCGAGCTTAACTGCTCTGCGATTAAGCACTTCGGGTTTGTTTGGGATGTTTCCACAGAAAATCTTCCAAGTATTGACATTGCAGAATCTGGATGTGTCGTATAACTCGTTACTCCATGGTTCTTTGCCCGAGTTTTCTGCGGACAGTCCTCTTCGGGCAGTGGATCTCAGTTTCACAAACTTTTCGGGGATCTTACCTTATTCCATCGGTAATCTTCGTAACCTGTCCCGATTGGTATTGGCAAATTGCAGCTTCAGTGGACAAATTCCGATCACGATGACGAAACTTTCTCAGTTGGTTTATTTGGACTTCTCGACCAACAATTTCAGTGGTCCAGTTCCATCGTTCACTAATTCCGGGAATATGACCCAAATTATATTGTCTCATAATTCTCTGACGGGTGAGATCATCTCTACTCGGTGGGAATATCTTCAGAACCTTGAGAATCTGGACTTGCGCTACAATTCGCTGGAGGGCAGCAttccctcctctctctttgCACTTCCACGGATTCAGAAGATCCAGCTCTTGAACAACCGATTCTCCGGACATGTTCAACTTAATGAGTCCTTGAAATTCTCTTCCTATGCATTGGACACCCTCGATTTGAGCAACAACAAGTTGGACGGGCCAATTCCTCCTGCTTTGTTTCGATACCCGGAGCTCAAGTACCTCTCACTGGCTTTCAACAATTTCAATGGATCCTTGGATATCGATGTGGTTCAGAAGGTCAGCAGACTCTCCTATCTTGATCTTTCCTGCAACAACTTGTCCATAAATGCCGGTGGAGCTGCTTCTACAAACAGCTCTTTTCCTCCATTTTCTACGATAAGTCTGGCATCCTGTCATTTGAAGGCATTACCCGGTTTTTTGTCGAACCAACCCAAGTTGATGTATCTAGACCTCTCTGACAATGAAATCCATGGTTCGATCCCCATGTGGATGTGGACTCTAAAAAATCTTCGATATCTCAATCTCTCATTGAATTTCTTCGAGGATGTGGAAACTGCTGAGCCCAATATCACTTCTACTCTTAGTTTGCTTGACCTTCACTCAAACAGTCTAGGGGGGAAAATGCCACCTTTGCCTCCTCTTGCTGTCTACGTGGATTACTCGGGCAATAATTTCAGCTCAATTATTCCAGCTGACATCGGCAAGAACTTGTCCGTCACGATCTTCTTCTCTCTGTCAAAGAACAGTTTCCAGGGGAATATTCCTGAATCAATTTGCCAGGCAGGGTACCTTCAAGTTCTCGACCTATCTGATAATTCCTTTACAGGAAAAATCCCCTCGTGCATGGTCGATGTACCCTCCTTGAAGGTGTTGAATCTCCGGAATAACAAGCTAAATGGTTGTATTCCCGAGGGTTTTCCCAGAACTTGTGGTTTGAAGACCTTGGATCTCAGCAGGAATAGCTTGCAAGGGCAGATCCCACAGTCTCTGTCAAATTGCATGATGTTAGAGGTTTTGGACATCGGAAATAATCAGATAGAAGGGGGCTTTCCCTGTCATTTGAAGAATACCACAAAAATGCGTGTCCTTGTTATGCGAGGAAACAAACTTTCTGGCCAATTAGGTTGCCCTGACATCAACAACAGTCCGTGGGATTTGCTTCAAATTGTTGACTTAGCCTCCAATGACTTTAGCACATTGCCACCAGAACGATGTCTTCGCACTTGGAAGGCTATGCAGGATAATGATGGTCATGATCATCTCCAGTTATCATTTCTTGGTATTAGTGGACTGTATTATCAGGATACAGTGACCGTTACAGTGAAAGGCCTGACTTTGGAGCTTGTGAAGATCCTCAAAGTTTTCACCTCCATCGATATATCGGAAAACAGGATTTCTGGCCAGATCCCAAATGCTTTGGGCACTTTTAAATCTCTCCGTCTACTCAACATGTCAGGAAATGAACTCTTTGGGCCAATCCCACCATCTCTGGGTAACCTGCAAGTCCTCGAGTCCTTAGACCTCTCAAGGAACAATCTCACCGATAACATTCCTCCGGCACTCACTAACCTGAACTTCCTTGCGCTCTTAAACCTGTCATACAATCGGCTGATGGGGTTAATCCCATCGGGAAGTCAGTTTGCTACATTTGGATCAAGTTCCTATGTGGGCAATATGCTATGTGGCAAACCCCTGACCAAGAATTGCACCAACGCCGACCGTGCTCTAGTGCCAAAGAGTCCAGGAGTCCATTTGGATTGGCAGTTCATTGTAACTGGTCTCGGTTTCGGATCAGGAGCTGCCGTAGCTGTTGCACCATTCATGATGTGGAGGAAAGGCCGGAGATGGTACAACAACAGAATCGACAGGTTCCTCTTGGTGTTTCTTCCAATTCTGGGTTTCACATACACGATTTGGGATGATGAGGAAAGTGAAGATGGGCACGGTGATGATGTCAATGATGATACGGCATTTCAGTTTGACCTTGAAAAGGAGGAAACTTGGGGGAG TGCAAATTCTGCCGACCCCCATAACCAGTCACTCCAAATCTCCGCCTCAGGACCTTCACAAAGAGTCGAAGAACAATATGCCTCGAGCTCGCTCTTCACCGGTGGCCACGACCGAGCCACAAGGGCGCACTTGAAGAAGAAGGTGGTAGAGCCCACTAGTGGCCCCAAAGGGTCATCGGTGTGTCAAATGCTTGGGAGCGATGCAAGAGCTATGAGGGATGAGAATGGCCAAGATATCATTCCATGTGGGTGCGACTTCAAGATTTGTAAGGAGTGTTATCGAGATGCAATGAGGACCTCTGATGGGATCTGTCCTGGGTTCAGAGAGTCCTAtgaagaggatgaggatgatggCGGTAAGGGTGAGGGCGAGATCGAGTTGGGGTCTAGGAAGGCTCTGCCTTCTTCAGTTTCTAACATGTCCAAGATGGAGAGGAGGCTCTCACTGGTGAAGTCAAACGGTAATTACTTCGATCACAATCAGTGGTTGTTCGAGACAAAGGAGAGTTACGGATATGGAAACGTCATGTGGCCCACAGAAGATGGAAAAGAAGTCCGCGAAGCACCGAGGGACAAGCAATAG